Proteins encoded in a region of the Burkholderiales bacterium genome:
- a CDS encoding fumarylacetoacetate hydrolase family protein, protein MKLALFQKDADVLPGVITERGVVAIADLVKLGATPQLTMNGIIDDFDRLRPQLERRAADGDATPLENVQLRPPLPRPGKILACIANYWEHGALAARPLNMFLKNPDAVIGPGDTIVLPEFDEPWIFMHEAELALVIKGPAKMVKAKDWESAVFGYTGMIDVSARGDGRRTWKTGSWLGKSFDTFAPLGPCIATRDEIPNPNDVLVRFWVDGQLRHNYNTDDMEHLVPNLVEFASTIMTLNSGDVISCGTNHEGLGPLQDGEVVDFEIRNIGRMRLNVRDPLKRTWEKGIYMGADSTNPEAVKRNRPPDVR, encoded by the coding sequence GTGAAGCTCGCGCTATTCCAGAAAGACGCAGACGTGTTGCCGGGCGTGATCACCGAGCGCGGCGTGGTCGCCATCGCCGACCTGGTGAAGCTCGGCGCCACGCCGCAGCTCACGATGAACGGCATCATCGACGACTTCGATCGGCTGCGGCCGCAACTGGAGCGCCGCGCGGCGGACGGCGACGCGACGCCGCTCGAGAACGTGCAGCTCCGCCCGCCGCTGCCGCGTCCCGGGAAGATCCTCGCCTGCATCGCCAACTATTGGGAGCACGGGGCGCTCGCGGCGCGGCCGCTCAACATGTTCCTGAAGAATCCCGATGCGGTGATCGGACCCGGCGATACGATCGTGCTGCCCGAGTTCGACGAGCCGTGGATCTTCATGCACGAGGCGGAGCTCGCGCTGGTGATCAAGGGTCCCGCAAAGATGGTGAAAGCGAAAGACTGGGAAAGCGCGGTCTTCGGCTACACCGGCATGATCGACGTGTCCGCTCGCGGCGACGGCCGGCGCACATGGAAGACCGGGAGCTGGCTGGGGAAATCTTTCGACACCTTCGCACCGCTCGGGCCGTGCATCGCGACGCGCGACGAGATTCCGAATCCGAACGACGTGCTCGTGCGGTTCTGGGTCGACGGTCAGTTACGCCACAACTACAACACCGACGACATGGAGCACCTCGTGCCCAATCTCGTCGAGTTCGCCTCGACGATCATGACGCTCAACTCCGGCGACGTGATCTCGTGCGGCACGAACCACGAAGGTCTCGGCCCGCTCCAGGACGGCGAAGTCGTCGACTTCGAGATCCGGAACATCGGCCGCATGCGCCTGAACGTGCGCGACCCGCTGAAGCGCACGTGGGAGAAAGGCATCTACATGGGCGCCGACTCGACCAACCCCGAAGCGGTCAAACGCAACCGGCCGCCGGACGTGCGTTAA
- a CDS encoding VOC family protein has protein sequence MAPKNTICLWYDRDALDAAGFYAKTFPDSAVGAVMRAPGDYPDGKQGDILTVEFTVAGIPCVGLNGGPQFKHSEAFSFQISTDDQAETDRLWNAIVGNGGQESACGWCKDKWGLNWQITPRALIEAITDPDRAAAKRAFDAMMTMTKIDIAAIEAARRGK, from the coding sequence ATGGCCCCGAAAAACACGATCTGTCTCTGGTACGACCGCGACGCTCTGGACGCCGCCGGGTTCTACGCGAAGACGTTCCCCGACAGCGCCGTCGGCGCGGTGATGCGGGCGCCCGGCGACTATCCCGACGGCAAACAGGGCGACATCCTGACCGTCGAGTTCACCGTCGCCGGCATTCCGTGTGTCGGACTCAACGGCGGGCCGCAGTTCAAGCACAGCGAGGCTTTCTCGTTCCAGATCTCGACGGACGACCAGGCGGAAACCGATCGCCTGTGGAACGCGATCGTGGGGAACGGCGGCCAGGAAAGCGCGTGCGGATGGTGCAAGGACAAGTGGGGCCTGAACTGGCAGATCACGCCGCGCGCCCTCATCGAGGCGATCACCGACCCCGATCGCGCAGCCGCCAAGCGTGCGTTCGACGCCATGATGACGATGACGAAGATCGACATCGCCGCGATCGAGGCGGCACGGCGGGGAAAATGA
- a CDS encoding heme-binding protein has protein sequence MYLTTPEAQRMLQAAQAKAQQMGVKVSISVVDGRGDLLTMVRLDGVSWRTAGISKGKAYASANFGVPSADLAARAASPVMQSFMASVPGECVPAQGAVPVLRDGRVLGAIGVSGAKAEEDEEIAKAGVAALSQ, from the coding sequence ATGTATCTGACCACCCCCGAAGCGCAGAGGATGCTGCAGGCAGCGCAGGCCAAGGCACAGCAGATGGGCGTGAAGGTCTCGATCTCAGTCGTCGACGGGCGCGGCGATCTGCTGACGATGGTGCGGCTCGACGGCGTGTCGTGGCGCACCGCGGGCATCTCCAAAGGCAAGGCGTACGCATCGGCCAATTTCGGCGTGCCGAGCGCCGACCTCGCCGCTCGCGCGGCCTCGCCCGTGATGCAGTCGTTCATGGCGTCGGTGCCCGGTGAATGTGTGCCCGCGCAGGGCGCGGTGCCGGTGCTGCGCGACGGCCGAGTGCTGGGCGCGATCGGCGTCAGCGGCGCGAAGGCCGAGGAGGACGAGGAGATCGCCAAGGCCGGTGTCGCCGCGCTGTCGCAGTAA
- a CDS encoding 2-dehydropantoate 2-reductase has product MKIGVVGAGGVGGLLAALLKQAGNDVGVLVTERHRDPIRRNGLAVIGPNGRFSVELQAEVDPRAIGACDVVLVTPKMWSLEALAPTLKPLLRENTAVIPLQNGIDAPDTLARALGWKNVVYGSASMNAAIEEPGVIRQRNPNSAITVAEANGEQSARLLAVKEVFGAAGISVTVATDGRAILWDKFIGLVANSSLCALLRSPMGVVQSHDESWALYSAVFNEAVAVGRAVGVSLPPEKMEERLAKARTATPMVMPSMAVDTVAGNRLEYPWLGGRVRVLGREHGVATPANDFISAALQPFLMGKPAADK; this is encoded by the coding sequence ATGAAAATCGGCGTGGTCGGTGCGGGTGGAGTGGGGGGATTGCTTGCGGCGCTGCTGAAGCAGGCGGGAAACGATGTCGGCGTGCTGGTGACCGAGCGACACCGCGACCCGATCAGGCGCAACGGCCTCGCCGTGATCGGTCCGAACGGCCGGTTCAGCGTCGAGCTCCAGGCAGAAGTCGATCCGCGCGCGATCGGCGCGTGTGACGTCGTGCTCGTGACGCCGAAGATGTGGTCGCTCGAAGCGCTCGCGCCGACACTCAAGCCCCTGCTCAGGGAAAACACCGCCGTCATCCCGCTCCAGAACGGCATCGATGCGCCCGACACGCTCGCCAGGGCGCTCGGCTGGAAGAACGTCGTCTACGGATCGGCGTCGATGAACGCCGCCATCGAGGAGCCGGGCGTCATCCGCCAGCGCAATCCCAACTCGGCGATCACGGTAGCGGAGGCGAACGGCGAGCAATCGGCGAGGCTGCTCGCGGTGAAAGAGGTTTTCGGGGCTGCGGGGATTTCGGTGACCGTCGCCACCGACGGGCGCGCCATCCTGTGGGACAAGTTCATCGGTCTCGTCGCGAACAGCTCGTTGTGTGCGCTGCTGCGCTCGCCCATGGGGGTAGTGCAGTCGCACGACGAAAGCTGGGCGCTCTACAGCGCGGTGTTCAACGAGGCCGTCGCCGTCGGCCGTGCGGTCGGCGTTTCGCTGCCGCCGGAGAAGATGGAGGAGCGCCTCGCAAAGGCGCGCACCGCGACGCCGATGGTGATGCCGTCGATGGCGGTCGACACCGTCGCGGGCAATCGCCTCGAGTACCCGTGGCTGGGTGGACGCGTCAGGGTGCTCGGAAGAGAGCACGGCGTCGCGACGCCGGCGAACGACTTCATCTCGGCGGCGTTGCAGCCGTTCCTGATGGGCAAGCCGGCAGCGGATAAATGA
- a CDS encoding amidohydrolase/deacetylase family metallohydrolase, translating into MKFDLVIAGGEVLDPGAGLRGVMDIGIVGGKIAAVAPSLASADAVRTVSAKGYYVFPGLVDIHAHVLINAHDMGIHTDRFLRSTGVTTLCDAGSTGSSNFAGLRNVLDHHVHTRVRAFVNLSALGITGTARGGELQHFPYADPEGCAQTIKDNPDLAIGVKLRFGPNLVWEYSAEPVKLARRTAHMAGNVPMMMHITDSPIPLPALIEHMIPGDIVTHCYHGRNNGIMGQEKAFVLKEVVEAQRAGIVFDCAHGRSHFNFRMIEKALDQGFLPDTISTDLTMTSATQGPVWDLPTTMTKLLHFGMSLEDIVRRTTAAPARIMGYEGTVGTLKPGANADVAVFGLRDGRFDLKDSDGNVVTAKRRLLAQTTIKDGRIWYERPAGE; encoded by the coding sequence GTGAAATTCGATCTGGTGATTGCAGGCGGCGAAGTGCTCGATCCGGGCGCGGGGCTGCGCGGGGTGATGGACATCGGCATCGTCGGCGGCAAGATCGCGGCGGTGGCGCCGTCGCTGGCGTCGGCGGACGCCGTGCGAACGGTGAGCGCGAAGGGGTACTACGTCTTTCCCGGTCTCGTCGACATCCACGCCCACGTGCTGATCAACGCGCACGACATGGGGATCCACACCGACCGCTTCCTGCGCTCGACCGGCGTCACGACGCTGTGCGATGCGGGCAGCACGGGTTCATCCAACTTCGCCGGCTTGCGCAACGTGCTCGATCATCACGTGCACACGCGCGTGCGCGCCTTCGTGAACCTGTCGGCGCTCGGCATCACCGGCACGGCGCGCGGCGGCGAGCTCCAGCATTTTCCCTATGCCGATCCGGAGGGCTGCGCGCAAACGATCAAGGACAACCCGGACCTCGCCATCGGCGTGAAGCTGCGCTTCGGGCCGAACCTCGTCTGGGAGTATTCGGCCGAGCCGGTGAAGCTCGCGCGCCGCACCGCCCACATGGCCGGCAACGTGCCGATGATGATGCACATCACCGATTCGCCCATCCCGCTGCCGGCGCTCATCGAGCACATGATCCCCGGCGACATCGTCACCCACTGCTATCACGGCCGCAACAACGGCATCATGGGTCAGGAGAAAGCGTTCGTGCTGAAGGAAGTGGTCGAGGCGCAGCGCGCGGGCATCGTCTTCGACTGCGCGCACGGCCGCAGCCACTTCAACTTCCGGATGATCGAGAAGGCGCTGGACCAGGGCTTCCTGCCCGATACCATCTCCACCGACCTCACCATGACCTCGGCCACCCAGGGTCCGGTATGGGATCTGCCCACCACGATGACCAAGCTGCTGCACTTCGGCATGTCGCTCGAGGACATCGTCCGGCGCACCACCGCGGCGCCCGCGCGCATCATGGGCTACGAGGGCACGGTCGGGACGCTCAAGCCCGGCGCCAACGCCGACGTGGCGGTGTTCGGGCTGCGCGACGGCCGCTTCGACCTGAAAGACAGTGACGGCAACGTCGTCACCGCAAAGCGCCGGCTGCTCGCTCAGACCACGATCAAGGACGGCCGCATCTGGTACGAGCGGCCCGCAGGGGAGTAA
- a CDS encoding dioxygenase, translating to MRQLDENTLTAEVLARLNDTKNPRLREIMAAAVKHLHAFAREVDLTEAEWFEGIRFLTAVGQKCDAKCQELILLSDVLGLSMMVVALGNKAALGATEATVLGPFFAHGAKEYGYGADLRQGATLKGEDVWVSGRVLSVDGAPIAGAVLDIWQAKADGVYDLQTDGGLELRGRVKANDRGEYAFASYKPKFYSIPMDGPVGDLVRATGNHHMRPAHMHAIVSAPGYEQVITHVFVDGDPYLDHDAVFAVKRSLVGYYETVDDAALAKQRGLTNPFLSLEFDFRLAPAGDESRARQTIAASDAVA from the coding sequence ATGCGACAGCTCGACGAGAACACACTGACCGCCGAGGTCCTCGCGCGGCTGAACGACACGAAGAATCCGCGGCTGCGCGAGATCATGGCCGCCGCGGTGAAGCACCTGCACGCCTTCGCGCGCGAGGTCGACCTGACCGAGGCGGAATGGTTCGAGGGGATTCGCTTCCTCACCGCGGTAGGGCAGAAGTGCGACGCGAAATGCCAGGAGCTCATCCTCCTGTCCGACGTGCTCGGGCTGTCGATGATGGTAGTCGCGCTGGGCAACAAGGCCGCGCTCGGCGCGACCGAGGCGACCGTGCTCGGCCCGTTTTTCGCGCACGGCGCGAAGGAATACGGTTACGGCGCCGACCTGCGCCAAGGCGCCACGCTGAAAGGCGAGGATGTGTGGGTCAGCGGCCGTGTCCTGTCGGTCGACGGAGCTCCGATAGCCGGCGCGGTGCTCGACATCTGGCAGGCGAAGGCCGACGGGGTCTACGACCTGCAGACCGACGGTGGCCTCGAATTGCGCGGCCGCGTGAAGGCGAACGACCGGGGCGAGTACGCCTTCGCGAGTTACAAGCCGAAGTTCTACAGCATCCCGATGGACGGACCTGTCGGCGATCTGGTGCGCGCGACCGGCAACCATCACATGCGGCCGGCGCACATGCATGCGATCGTCTCGGCGCCGGGATACGAGCAGGTGATCACGCACGTCTTCGTCGACGGCGATCCGTACCTCGACCACGACGCGGTGTTCGCGGTGAAGCGCTCGCTCGTCGGCTACTACGAGACGGTCGACGACGCGGCGCTGGCGAAGCAGCGCGGTCTCACCAATCCGTTTCTTTCGCTCGAGTTCGATTTCCGGCTCGCGCCCGCCGGTGATGAAAGCAGGGCACGCCAGACGATCGCCGCCAGCGACGCCGTAGCGTGA
- a CDS encoding putative FMN-dependent luciferase-like monooxygenase yields MRQRLGFFTRLLDQAPPAERYRLADAQIAQAEALGFDAVWVAQHHFHEAEGGLPSPFVYLAHVAARTSRIRLGTAIITLPLELPIRVAEDASVLDIMSGGRLEVGVAPGGNLSMYTAFGLDSNDRHILMTHHLELLRDAWAGRALPGGDSLYPVNAGLADRIWQATFSIEGAQRAGRAGDGLMLSRNQPRPHGPGRLTLDQIQNPLIDAYLEALPPGREPRILASRTVFVADDRKEALRHCEAGIRGTGAKLAGVRRLPPGCSIEEAVALLDIHTGSPEDVVASLKTDTALARATDWTVQVHSIDPPHAHILRSIELIAKVVAPALGWQPSASE; encoded by the coding sequence GTGAGACAGCGCCTGGGCTTCTTCACACGCCTGCTCGACCAGGCGCCGCCGGCCGAGCGCTATCGCCTCGCCGACGCACAGATCGCGCAGGCGGAAGCGTTGGGCTTCGATGCGGTGTGGGTCGCGCAGCACCATTTCCATGAAGCCGAGGGCGGCCTGCCGTCGCCCTTCGTCTATCTTGCACACGTCGCCGCGCGCACGTCGCGCATCCGGCTGGGCACCGCGATCATCACGCTGCCGCTGGAGCTGCCGATCCGCGTGGCCGAAGATGCCTCGGTGCTCGACATCATGTCGGGCGGACGCCTGGAAGTCGGCGTGGCGCCCGGCGGCAACCTGAGCATGTACACCGCGTTCGGTCTGGACAGCAACGACCGTCACATCCTGATGACCCATCATCTCGAGTTGCTGCGCGATGCGTGGGCCGGCCGCGCGCTGCCCGGCGGGGACAGTCTCTACCCGGTGAACGCCGGACTGGCCGATCGCATCTGGCAGGCGACGTTCTCGATCGAAGGCGCGCAGCGCGCCGGGCGCGCCGGCGATGGGCTGATGTTGTCGCGCAACCAGCCGCGCCCGCACGGTCCGGGGCGGCTCACGCTGGACCAGATCCAGAACCCGCTGATCGACGCGTATCTCGAAGCGCTGCCGCCAGGCCGCGAGCCGCGCATCCTCGCTTCGCGCACGGTGTTCGTGGCCGACGATCGCAAGGAGGCGTTAAGACACTGCGAAGCCGGCATCCGCGGCACCGGTGCGAAGCTCGCCGGCGTCAGGCGCCTGCCGCCGGGCTGCTCGATCGAGGAAGCGGTCGCGCTGCTCGATATCCATACCGGCAGCCCCGAGGACGTCGTCGCTTCGCTGAAGACCGATACTGCGCTGGCGCGCGCGACCGACTGGACCGTGCAGGTGCATTCGATCGACCCGCCGCATGCGCACATCCTGCGATCGATCGAGCTGATCGCGAAAGTCGTGGCGCCGGCCCTCGGTTGGCAACCCTCCGCTTCCGAATAG